The window TACGGCCCCTTATCTGCTCGACGTGCAGGCCGAATTCCTCGACATGCTTGCGACGCGCGTCGTCGTGCCCCTCATCGCGGCTGACAAGCCACGGCGGCGCGCGGCCTGAACAACAA of the Gammaproteobacteria bacterium genome contains:
- a CDS encoding CcdB family protein, with amino-acid sequence MAEFDGYRNLSRKTSLTAPYLLDVQAEFLDMLATRVVVPLIAADKPRRRAA